The Canis lupus dingo isolate Sandy chromosome 8, ASM325472v2, whole genome shotgun sequence genome has a segment encoding these proteins:
- the ADAM21 gene encoding disintegrin and metalloproteinase domain-containing protein 21 — MVAGEAEVPMRVLLLFWVGMSLFPSGFSQAGPSQYLRSPEVVTPLKVTDRGRSAKSPGWLSYSLKFGGQRHIVHMRVKKLLVSKHFPVFTYTDQHALLQDQPFVPDDCYYHGYVEGISESLVALSTCSGGFRGMLQINDLAYEIEPIRHSTKFEHLVYEINTNETQFPTMRCGLTKKEIALQQVKFEEVKKSTLKQNSNDKLWTHSWFLELVVVVDHNFLIYSQSNFSMVQEDVFLVVNIVDSIYQQLGTYVILIGIEIWNQGNVFPMISIEQVLEDFSKWKQISLSQLQYDAAHFFIKNPLISVLGIAYVAGICRPPIDCGVNNFQGDSWSLFALTVAHELGHTLGMWHDEEFCLCEQSGCIMNAMRVPAEKFTNCSYIDFTKTTLNQGSCLHNIPHPGEVFTLKHCGNGVVEGEEECDCGSIKQCEQDPCCLLNCTLRPRAACAFGLCCKGCKFMPSGELCRHQVNKCDLPEWCNGTSHQCPEDVYVQDGIPCGDDAYCYEGRCNNHDKQCREIFGEGAKSAYQSCYQEINSLGNRFGHCGISGTTYLKCNISDIFCGRVQCDNVTNIPHLRDHSTLQQTHINGVTCWSIDYHLGMDTLDVGEVKDGTMCGTGKICIRKKCVSLSLLSQVCLAETCNMRGICNNKHHCHCGYGWSPPYCLHRGYGGSVESGPASAKKGFLLLVVSLILSVLLLLSTAVFIYHRKTFGLKETKAQSSG, encoded by the coding sequence ATGGTGGCTGGTGAGGCTGAGGTGCCCATGAGAGTTCTCTTGCTGTTCTGGGTTGGAATGTCTCTATTCCCTTCTGGCTTCTCTCAGGCTGGGCCCTCCCAATACCTCAGATCTCCAGAAGTGGTGACCCCTTTAAAGGTGACTGATAGGGGCAGAAGTGCAAAATCTCCAGGCTGGCTCTCCTACAGCCTGAAGTTTGGAGGCCAGAGACACATTGTCCACATGAGGGTCAAGAAACTCTTGGTTTCCAAACACTTCCCTGTGTTCACCTACACGGACCAGCACGCCCTCCTCCAGGATCAGCCTTTTGTTCCTGATGACTGCTACTATCATGGTTATGTGGAAGGAATCTCTGAGTCCCTGGTTGCCCTCAGTACCTGTTCCGGAGGTTTTCGAGGAATGCTACAGATTAATGACCTTGCTTATGAAATTGAGCCCATCAGGCACTCTACCAAATTTGAACACTTGGTTTATGAGATAAACACTAATGAGACACAGTTCCCAACTATGAGATGTGGCTTAACAAAGAAGGAGATAGCACTCCAACAGGTGAAATTTGAAGAGGTTAAGAAGTCAACTCTGAAACAAAATTCTAATGATAAATTATGGACCCACTCATGGTTTTTGGAGCTGGTTGTGGTGGTAGATCacaatttcttaatttattctcAAAGCAACTTCTCAATGGTGCAGGAGGATGTATTTCTTGTTGTCAACATAGTGGATTCCATTTATCAGCAGTTGGGTACTTAtgtgattttgattgggattgagATTTGGAATCAAGGAAATGTTTTCCCAATGATAAGCATAGAACAGGTTCTGGAGGACTTCTCTAAGTGGAAGCAAATCAGTCTTTCCCAGCTACAGTATGATGCTGcacattttttcataaaaaacCCACTTATAAGTGTACTTGGTATAGCCTATGTTGCAGGAATATGTCGTCCTCCTATTGATTGTGGGGTTAATAATTTCCAAGGAGACTCTTGGTCTCTTTTTGCCCTCACTGTGGCCCATGAGTTAGGACATACTTTGGGTATGTGGCATGATGAAGAATTCTGTTTGTGTGAGCAAAGTGGTTGCATCATGAATGCTATGAGAGTACCAGCAGAGAAATTCACCAATTGTAGTTATATAGATTTTACAAAAACCACTTTAAACCAGGGATCATGTCTACACAATATTCCACATCCAGGGGAAGTCTTTACATTGAAGCACTGTGGGAATGGCGTGGTTGAAGGAGAAGAGGAATGTGACTGTGGATCTATAAAGCAATGTGAACAAGATCCTTGTTGTCTATTGAACTGCACTCTGAGGCCTAGGGCTGCTTGTGCTTTTGGGCTTTGTTGCAAAGGCTGCAAGTTCATGCCATCAGGGGAACTCTGTAGACATCAGGTCAATAAATGTGACCTTCCAGAGTGGTGCAATGGGACATCCCATCAGTGCCCAGAAGATGTATATGTGCAGGATGGGATTCCTTGTGGTGACGATGCCTACTGCTATGAAGGGAGATGTAATAACCATGACAAACAGTGCAGGGAGATTTTTGGTGAAGGAGCAAAGAGTGCATATCAGAGTTGCTATCAAGAAATCAACTCCCTGGGAAACCGTTTCGGCCACTGTGGTATAAGTGGCACGACATACCTAAAATGTAATATCTCCGATATCTTTTGTGGAAGAGTTCAGTGTGACAATGTGACAAATATTCCCCATCTGAGAGATCATTCTACTCTGCAGCAAACTCACATCAATGGTGTCACCTGCTGGAGTATTGATTATCACTTGGGAATGGACACACTTGATGTTGGTGAAGTAAAAGATGGCACCATGTGTGGTACAGGAAAGATCTGCATACGCAAGAAATGTGTCAGTTTGTCTCTCTTGTCACAAGTCTGCCTGGCTGAGACCTGCAACATGAGGGGCATCTGCAATAATAAACATCACTGCCACTGTGGCTATGGGTGGTCCCCACCCTATTGCCTACACAGAGGTTATGGAGGTAGTGTTGAGAGTGGCCCAGCATCTGCCAAAAAAGGTTTTTTGCTACTAGTTGTGAGtcttattttatctgttttgcttttattgtcaACTGCTGTATTTATATACCATAGAAAAACTTTCGGTCTCAAGGAGACTAAGGCTCAGTCTTCAGGTTAG
- the LOC125755595 gene encoding peptidyl-prolyl cis-trans isomerase A-like isoform X2 — MVNPTVFFDIPVDSEPLSRVSFELFADQVPKTAENFHALSTGEKGFGYKGSCFHRIIPGFMCQGGDFTRHDGTGDKTIYGEKFDDENFTLKPAGPGILSMANAGPNTNEGSTLEEASNNRILLEWNKGIVGHVAALGEPLNIKDAYEEREREQEERKGRSKNLKLILC; from the exons ATGGTCAACCCCACCGTGTTCTTTGACATCCCCGTGGACAGCGAGCCTTTGAGCCGCGTCTCCTTCGAGCTGTTTGCAGACCAAGTTCCAAAGACAGCAGAGAACTTTCATGCTCTGAGTACTGGAGAGAAGGGATTCGGTTACAAAG gttccTGCTTTCACAGGATTATCCCAGGATTTATGTGCCAGGGTGGGGACTTCACGCGCCACGATGGCACTGGCGACAAGACCATCTATGGGGAGAAGTTTGATGACGAGAACTTCACCCTGAAGCCCGCGGGGCCTGGCATCTTGTCCATGGCCAATGCTGGACCCAACACCAACG AAGGTTCAACACTGGAAGAAGCTTCAAATAACCGTATCCTCTTAGAATGGAACAAAGGCATTGTGGGACATGTGGCAGCACTTGGTGAGCCCTTGAACATCAAAGATGCTTATGAG gagagagagagagaacaggaggaaagaaaaggaaggagcaaaaatctcaagctgattctgtgctga
- the LOC125755595 gene encoding peptidyl-prolyl cis-trans isomerase A-like isoform X1, with amino-acid sequence MVNPTVFFDIPVDSEPLSRVSFELFADQVPKTAENFHALSTGEKGFGYKGSCFHRIIPGFMCQGGDFTRHDGTGDKTIYGEKFDDENFTLKPAGPGILSMANAGPNTNEGSTLEEASNNRILLEWNKGIVGHVAALGEPLNIKDAYEQWELLLQGIASCTSCTDGMSHCTILEGHVIDLMPTEFP; translated from the exons ATGGTCAACCCCACCGTGTTCTTTGACATCCCCGTGGACAGCGAGCCTTTGAGCCGCGTCTCCTTCGAGCTGTTTGCAGACCAAGTTCCAAAGACAGCAGAGAACTTTCATGCTCTGAGTACTGGAGAGAAGGGATTCGGTTACAAAG gttccTGCTTTCACAGGATTATCCCAGGATTTATGTGCCAGGGTGGGGACTTCACGCGCCACGATGGCACTGGCGACAAGACCATCTATGGGGAGAAGTTTGATGACGAGAACTTCACCCTGAAGCCCGCGGGGCCTGGCATCTTGTCCATGGCCAATGCTGGACCCAACACCAACG AAGGTTCAACACTGGAAGAAGCTTCAAATAACCGTATCCTCTTAGAATGGAACAAAGGCATTGTGGGACATGTGGCAGCACTTGGTGAGCCCTTGAACATCAAAGATGCTTATGAG CAGTGGGAACTGTTGCTACAGGGAATCGCATCCTGCACATCCTGCACTGATGGGATGTCCCATTGCACTATTCTGGAAGGTCACGTTATTGACCTGATGCCTACAGAGTTCCCCTGA